The following proteins are co-located in the Methanobacterium sp. genome:
- a CDS encoding rubredoxin — MKYQCIVCGYIYDPDKGDERSNIAPGTPFEDLPKGWKCPKCRAGKFLFKPLE; from the coding sequence ATGAAATATCAATGTATTGTTTGTGGTTACATATACGATCCTGATAAGGGAGATGAACGTTCTAATATTGCGCCGGGTACACCCTTTGAGGATTTACCTAAAGGGTGGAAATGCCCTAAATGTCGAGCCGGAAAATTCCTGTTTAAGCCTTTAGAATGA